One window from the genome of Oncorhynchus kisutch isolate 150728-3 linkage group LG21, Okis_V2, whole genome shotgun sequence encodes:
- the cmtr1 gene encoding cap-specific mRNA (nucleoside-2'-O-)-methyltransferase 1 isoform X2: protein MMKRRGEADSEPLKRIKKQRLEEASSDEESPLLTTNSSQSDSHSDSEDHRPGFSMPIVSQNASATDDAKQSDANKFTMYNTVSQKLMAKMGFREGEGLGKFGQGRKEIIEASTQRGRRGLGLTLQGFQGELNVDWQDEIEPGAVEELKWFPECSTEIPDADELRGWMAVGPRKLRIEDETEFCTEDLLHSLLRCKTVFDDLEGEEMRRARTRSNPYETIRGAFFLNRAAMKMANMDHVFDGMFTNPKDSQGKPQTREREGELLYFGDVCAGPGGFSEYILWRRRWHAKGFGMTLKGPCDFKLEDFYAAPSELFEPYYGEGGVDGDGDITRPENISAFRNFIMESTERRGLHFLMADGGFSVEGQENIQEILSKQLLLCQFLTAMSVLRTGGHFVCKTFDLFTPFSVGLVYLLYLCFDRVSLFKPITSRPANSERYIVCRGLKPGSDPVREYMFTVNLKLNHLRNSESDVNEVMPIELIKGDTEFYNHMINSNESHCVVQIKALAKIHAYVLDATLSEARQADIRKECLKLWGIPDKARVTHVSSDPNSKFYELMKGSDIELLNSKPTPLSSTTLDKVHHVLDYRCIVGGGEQLFLLGLGKSQIYTWDGKHPLRWRKLENFKLELPRETLLSVEIVQELKGEGKAQRRINAVHVLDALVLNGTDVRVQHFNQRIQMAEKFVRAVSKPSRPDMNPIRVKEVYRLEEMDKIFVRLEMKVTKSSGGVPRLSYTGRDDRHFLPNGLYIIKTINDPWTMAYSKNTKRKFFFNKMTKQSTYDLPANSVAPFHVCHTERLFWAWEDGVRVHDSQTRVDPEKLSKDNVLSFIHQHYQP, encoded by the exons ATGATGAAGAGAAGGGGCGAGGCGGACTCCGAACCGCTGAAACGGATTAAGAAACAACGTCTTGAGGAAGCCAGCTCAGATGAGGAGTCGCCGCTACTGACAACCA ACTCTAGTCAGAGTGACTCCCACAGTGACTCGGAGGACCATAGACCAGGGTTCTCTATGCCCATTGTATCCCAGAATGCATCGGCCACAGACGATGCCAAACAGAGCGACGCCAACAAGTTCACCATGTACAACACCGTGTCGCAGAAACTCATG GCCAAAATGGGTTTCCGGGAAGGTGAGGGTCTAGGTAAGTTTGGCCAGGGGCGCAAGGAGATCATCGAGGCGTCCactcagagagggaggaggggtctgGGACTCACGCTGCAGGGCTTCCAGGGAGAGCTCAACGTTGACTGGCAAGACGAAATTGAG cccggTGCTGTAGAAGAGCTGAAGTGGTTCCCAGAATGCTCCACAGAGATCCCAGATGCAGATGAGCTGAGGGGGTGGATGGCTGTGGGACCG AGGAAACTGAGGATTGAGGATGAGACAGAGTTTTGCACAGAGGATCTTCTACATAGCCTTCTGAGGTGCAAG ACAGTGTTTGACGATctggagggggaggagatgaggcgAGCTCGAACACGCTCCAACCCCTACGAGACTATTAGAGGAGCCTTCTTCCTCAACAG AGCGGCTATGAAGATGGCCAACATGGATCACGTCTTTGACGGCATGTTCACCAACCCAAAGGATTCACAAGGG AAGCCCCAGACGCGAGAGCGCGAGGGGGAGCTGCTGTATTTCGGGGATGTGTGTGCGGGGCCGGGGGGATTCTCAGAGTACATCCTGTGGCGGCGGCGCTGGCATGCCAAGGGATTCGGTATGACCCTCAAAGGACCCTGCGACTTCAAACTGGAAGACTTCTACGCCGCACCCAGCGAACTGTTTGAACCCTACTACG GGGAAGGCGGGGTGGACGGGGATGGTGACATCACTCGTCCGGAGAACATCAGTGCCTTCCGGAATTTCATCATGGAgagtacagagaggagaggacttcACTTCCTTATGGCTGACGGG GGGTTCTCAGTGGAGGGGCAGGAGAACATCCAGGAGATTCTGAGCAAACAACTACTGCTCTGTCAGTTCCTCACCGCAATGTCTGTGCTCCGGACAG GTGGTCACTTCGTGTGTAAGACCTTTGACCTGTTCACACCGTTCAGTGTGGGGCTGGTGTACCTGCTCTACCTCTGCTTCGACCGGGTGTCCCTCTTCAAACCCATCACCAGCAGGCCCGCCAACTCCGAGAG ATACATTGTGTGTCGCGGTCTGAAGCCTGGTTCAGATCCGGTCAGGGAGTACATGTTCACTGTCAACCTGAAGCTCAACCACCTGAGGAACTCGGAGTCTGACGTCAACGAGGTGATGCCCATCGAACTCATCAAAGGAGACACTGAGTTCTACAACCACATGATCAACTCTAACGAGAg CCACTGTGTAGTCCAGATCAAAGCCCTGGCTAAGATCCATGCCTACGTCTTAGACGC GACCCTGTCAGAGGCCAGGCAGGCTGATATCCGGAAGGAGTGTCTGAAGCTTTGGGGG aTCCCTGATAAGGCCAGAGTCACTCATGTCTCTTCAGACCCCAATTCCAAATTCTATGAGCTGATGAAG GGTTCTGACATCGAGTTGTTGAACTCCAAGCCCACCCCTCTGAGCTCCACCACTCTGGATAAGGTGCACCATGTCCTGGACTACCGGTGTATTGTGGGAGGAGGGGAACAGCTCTTCCTGTTAGGTCTTGGG aagtCTCAGATCTACACCTGGGACGGCAAGCATCCTCTGCGCTGGAGGAAGCTGGAGAACTTCAAGCTGGAGCTGCCGAGAGAGACCCTGCTCAGTGTAGAGATTGTCCAGGAGCTgaagggagag GGTAAAGCCCAGCGCAGGATTAACGCAGTACATGTGCTAGATGCCCTGGTTCTCAACGGCACTGACGTTCGGGTACAGCACTTCAACCAACG AATTCAGATGGCGGAGAAGTTTGTGAGGGCCGTGTCCAAGCCAAGCCGACCAGACATGAACCCTATCAG AGTGAAAGAGGTGTACAGGCTGGAGGAGATGGACAAGATCTTTGTCAG ACTGGAAATGAAGGTGACTAAGAGTTCAGGAGGAGTCCCTCGTCTGTCCTACACTGGCCGGGACGACCGCCACTTCCTCCCGAATGGCCTATACATCATCAAAACTATCAACG
- the cmtr1 gene encoding cap-specific mRNA (nucleoside-2'-O-)-methyltransferase 1 isoform X1 has product MMKRRGEADSEPLKRIKKQRLEEASSDEESPLLTTNSSQSDSHSDSEDHRPGFSMPIVSQNASATDDAKQSDANKFTMYNTVSQKLMAKMGFREGEGLGKFGQGRKEIIEASTQRGRRGLGLTLQGFQGELNVDWQDEIEPGAVEELKWFPECSTEIPDADELRGWMAVGPRKLRIEDETEFCTEDLLHSLLRCKTVFDDLEGEEMRRARTRSNPYETIRGAFFLNRAAMKMANMDHVFDGMFTNPKDSQGKPQTREREGELLYFGDVCAGPGGFSEYILWRRRWHAKGFGMTLKGPCDFKLEDFYAAPSELFEPYYGEGGVDGDGDITRPENISAFRNFIMESTERRGLHFLMADGGFSVEGQENIQEILSKQLLLCQFLTAMSVLRTGTSVCILLSRSVRTVSDLCSLSPPGGHFVCKTFDLFTPFSVGLVYLLYLCFDRVSLFKPITSRPANSERYIVCRGLKPGSDPVREYMFTVNLKLNHLRNSESDVNEVMPIELIKGDTEFYNHMINSNESHCVVQIKALAKIHAYVLDATLSEARQADIRKECLKLWGIPDKARVTHVSSDPNSKFYELMKGSDIELLNSKPTPLSSTTLDKVHHVLDYRCIVGGGEQLFLLGLGKSQIYTWDGKHPLRWRKLENFKLELPRETLLSVEIVQELKGEGKAQRRINAVHVLDALVLNGTDVRVQHFNQRIQMAEKFVRAVSKPSRPDMNPIRVKEVYRLEEMDKIFVRLEMKVTKSSGGVPRLSYTGRDDRHFLPNGLYIIKTINDPWTMAYSKNTKRKFFFNKMTKQSTYDLPANSVAPFHVCHTERLFWAWEDGVRVHDSQTRVDPEKLSKDNVLSFIHQHYQP; this is encoded by the exons ATGATGAAGAGAAGGGGCGAGGCGGACTCCGAACCGCTGAAACGGATTAAGAAACAACGTCTTGAGGAAGCCAGCTCAGATGAGGAGTCGCCGCTACTGACAACCA ACTCTAGTCAGAGTGACTCCCACAGTGACTCGGAGGACCATAGACCAGGGTTCTCTATGCCCATTGTATCCCAGAATGCATCGGCCACAGACGATGCCAAACAGAGCGACGCCAACAAGTTCACCATGTACAACACCGTGTCGCAGAAACTCATG GCCAAAATGGGTTTCCGGGAAGGTGAGGGTCTAGGTAAGTTTGGCCAGGGGCGCAAGGAGATCATCGAGGCGTCCactcagagagggaggaggggtctgGGACTCACGCTGCAGGGCTTCCAGGGAGAGCTCAACGTTGACTGGCAAGACGAAATTGAG cccggTGCTGTAGAAGAGCTGAAGTGGTTCCCAGAATGCTCCACAGAGATCCCAGATGCAGATGAGCTGAGGGGGTGGATGGCTGTGGGACCG AGGAAACTGAGGATTGAGGATGAGACAGAGTTTTGCACAGAGGATCTTCTACATAGCCTTCTGAGGTGCAAG ACAGTGTTTGACGATctggagggggaggagatgaggcgAGCTCGAACACGCTCCAACCCCTACGAGACTATTAGAGGAGCCTTCTTCCTCAACAG AGCGGCTATGAAGATGGCCAACATGGATCACGTCTTTGACGGCATGTTCACCAACCCAAAGGATTCACAAGGG AAGCCCCAGACGCGAGAGCGCGAGGGGGAGCTGCTGTATTTCGGGGATGTGTGTGCGGGGCCGGGGGGATTCTCAGAGTACATCCTGTGGCGGCGGCGCTGGCATGCCAAGGGATTCGGTATGACCCTCAAAGGACCCTGCGACTTCAAACTGGAAGACTTCTACGCCGCACCCAGCGAACTGTTTGAACCCTACTACG GGGAAGGCGGGGTGGACGGGGATGGTGACATCACTCGTCCGGAGAACATCAGTGCCTTCCGGAATTTCATCATGGAgagtacagagaggagaggacttcACTTCCTTATGGCTGACGGG GGGTTCTCAGTGGAGGGGCAGGAGAACATCCAGGAGATTCTGAGCAAACAACTACTGCTCTGTCAGTTCCTCACCGCAATGTCTGTGCTCCGGACAGGTACGTCTGTCTGTATCTTACTATCCAGAAGTGTAAGGACAGTGAGTGACTTGTGTTCTCTGTCTCCCCCAGGTGGTCACTTCGTGTGTAAGACCTTTGACCTGTTCACACCGTTCAGTGTGGGGCTGGTGTACCTGCTCTACCTCTGCTTCGACCGGGTGTCCCTCTTCAAACCCATCACCAGCAGGCCCGCCAACTCCGAGAG ATACATTGTGTGTCGCGGTCTGAAGCCTGGTTCAGATCCGGTCAGGGAGTACATGTTCACTGTCAACCTGAAGCTCAACCACCTGAGGAACTCGGAGTCTGACGTCAACGAGGTGATGCCCATCGAACTCATCAAAGGAGACACTGAGTTCTACAACCACATGATCAACTCTAACGAGAg CCACTGTGTAGTCCAGATCAAAGCCCTGGCTAAGATCCATGCCTACGTCTTAGACGC GACCCTGTCAGAGGCCAGGCAGGCTGATATCCGGAAGGAGTGTCTGAAGCTTTGGGGG aTCCCTGATAAGGCCAGAGTCACTCATGTCTCTTCAGACCCCAATTCCAAATTCTATGAGCTGATGAAG GGTTCTGACATCGAGTTGTTGAACTCCAAGCCCACCCCTCTGAGCTCCACCACTCTGGATAAGGTGCACCATGTCCTGGACTACCGGTGTATTGTGGGAGGAGGGGAACAGCTCTTCCTGTTAGGTCTTGGG aagtCTCAGATCTACACCTGGGACGGCAAGCATCCTCTGCGCTGGAGGAAGCTGGAGAACTTCAAGCTGGAGCTGCCGAGAGAGACCCTGCTCAGTGTAGAGATTGTCCAGGAGCTgaagggagag GGTAAAGCCCAGCGCAGGATTAACGCAGTACATGTGCTAGATGCCCTGGTTCTCAACGGCACTGACGTTCGGGTACAGCACTTCAACCAACG AATTCAGATGGCGGAGAAGTTTGTGAGGGCCGTGTCCAAGCCAAGCCGACCAGACATGAACCCTATCAG AGTGAAAGAGGTGTACAGGCTGGAGGAGATGGACAAGATCTTTGTCAG ACTGGAAATGAAGGTGACTAAGAGTTCAGGAGGAGTCCCTCGTCTGTCCTACACTGGCCGGGACGACCGCCACTTCCTCCCGAATGGCCTATACATCATCAAAACTATCAACG